A single window of Aquarana catesbeiana isolate 2022-GZ linkage group LG10, ASM4218655v1, whole genome shotgun sequence DNA harbors:
- the LOC141111118 gene encoding interleukin-18-like isoform X2, with protein sequence MACCPAAVPMRCLYKDEVDAFKCASSESIPCNFKNIFDQKLIPYPEKCFAAFQSRGSEEETDGSQPIFFLKKYKELAWHDRGLAVAITFKENNKNYIVSVNSDSSLAFNQRELPQDIPGVQSEIIFYQKVFRKEHPNSFCFESSLKQNCYLGFSADDNNKKLVLKHLPGNNLDETIMLFV encoded by the exons ATGAAGTGGATGCTTTTAAGTGTGCATCCAGTGAAAGTATTCCTTGCAATTTTAAAAATATCTTCGATCAAAAATTAATTCCATACCCGGAGAAATGCTTTGCAGCTTTTCAATCTCGTGGCTCTGAAGAAGAAACTGATG gtagccaACCGATATTCTTCTTAAAAAAGTACAAAGAACTTGCTTGGCATGATAGAGGACTGGCAGTTGCCATCACTTtcaaagagaacaataaaaactaCATTGTGAGCGTTAACAGTGATTCCTCTCTTGCTTTTAAC CAACGTGAGCTTCCTCAAGATATACCGGGGGTGCAGAGTGAGATTATCTTCTATCAAAAAGTATTTCGCAAAGAGCACCCAAACTCGTTCTGTTTTGAGTCATCACTCAAACAAAATTGTTACCTTGGTTTCAGTGCAGACGACAATAATAAAAAGCTGGTTCTAAAGCACCTTCCTGGAAATAACCTCGATGAAACAATTATGTTGTTTGTATGA